From a region of the Myroides sp. JBRI-B21084 genome:
- a CDS encoding amino acid permease produces the protein MNIFRKKNINDILAELKHNEGENNQLGKFLSQKDLIFFGIAAIVGAGVFSTIGQASYDGGPAVIFLFMFTALACGFAAMAYAEFASMVPVSGSAYTYSYVAFGEVIAWIIGWSLIMEYAVGNITLAISWSDYFTGLLSNMGIHLPQWIQMDYLSAHEGFNNATALMSGGKAFENLPTDLQLAYNAWTNAPQLIGFHFVADLPALAIIILITWLVYRGMKESRNASNIMVYVKLAVIALVLIVGVFYVDVANFNPFAPNGLSGVLKGVSAVFFAYIGFDAISTTAEECKNPQHDLPRSMIWSIVICTILYIAIALVLTGMVNYKELQVGDPLAYVFDKVNLKWFAGIVAVSAVVAMASVLLVFQMGQPRIWMSMSRDGLLPPKFAKIHPKYKTPSFATIVTGFVVAIPALFMNLTMVTDLCSIGTLFAFALVCAGVLVLQDKAVPRGKFRIPYINGKYILIVGFLVGLTAAFMWNKKGVETFVYNTPQVYEPTHFVTQLSKKEALKMVDYVETSHHINPADFNNDLEAMLTTVKEHAPEQYVTLIEKAPINKKLKFETGFSLFKHKIPMWLFLFAMVFLCIWSFKKNLSLIPMLGLICCLYMMAELTIWNWLYFTIWLLIGLLIYFSYSRFHSKLQRK, from the coding sequence ATGAACATATTCCGAAAAAAAAATATTAACGATATTCTTGCTGAATTAAAGCATAACGAAGGTGAAAATAACCAGTTGGGGAAATTTTTAAGTCAAAAAGATTTAATTTTTTTTGGTATTGCAGCCATTGTAGGTGCTGGCGTTTTTAGTACCATAGGGCAAGCTAGTTACGATGGTGGCCCAGCGGTTATATTTTTATTTATGTTTACGGCTTTAGCATGTGGTTTTGCGGCTATGGCTTATGCCGAATTTGCATCAATGGTACCGGTTTCGGGCAGTGCGTACACCTATAGTTATGTGGCATTTGGCGAAGTGATTGCTTGGATAATTGGGTGGTCGTTAATTATGGAATATGCTGTGGGAAACATTACCTTGGCAATTTCGTGGAGCGATTATTTTACGGGTTTACTCAGCAATATGGGTATTCATTTACCCCAATGGATACAAATGGATTATCTTTCGGCTCATGAAGGTTTTAACAATGCAACAGCTTTAATGAGTGGTGGTAAGGCATTTGAAAATTTACCCACCGATTTACAATTAGCTTACAATGCATGGACAAATGCGCCCCAATTAATTGGTTTTCATTTTGTTGCCGATTTACCTGCTTTGGCAATTATTATTTTAATTACCTGGTTAGTGTATCGCGGTATGAAAGAATCGCGCAACGCAAGTAACATAATGGTTTATGTAAAATTAGCTGTAATTGCACTGGTATTAATTGTGGGTGTTTTTTATGTTGATGTTGCTAATTTTAACCCATTTGCACCCAACGGTTTATCGGGCGTTTTAAAAGGTGTATCGGCTGTTTTTTTTGCATATATTGGTTTTGATGCTATTTCAACTACTGCTGAAGAATGTAAAAACCCTCAGCACGATTTGCCCCGAAGTATGATTTGGTCTATTGTTATTTGTACCATTTTGTATATTGCTATTGCTTTGGTATTAACGGGTATGGTAAATTATAAAGAGCTGCAAGTAGGTGATCCGCTAGCCTATGTTTTTGATAAAGTAAACCTAAAATGGTTTGCTGGTATTGTAGCAGTTAGTGCAGTAGTGGCAATGGCAAGTGTGCTTTTGGTTTTTCAAATGGGACAACCTAGAATTTGGATGAGTATGAGCCGCGATGGATTACTACCACCAAAATTTGCTAAAATTCATCCTAAATATAAAACACCATCGTTTGCAACTATAGTTACCGGTTTTGTTGTAGCAATACCTGCTTTGTTTATGAATTTAACTATGGTTACCGATTTATGTAGTATTGGCACTCTGTTTGCCTTTGCATTGGTTTGTGCAGGTGTTTTGGTTTTGCAAGATAAAGCAGTGCCGCGTGGTAAATTTAGAATACCTTATATTAATGGAAAATACATTTTAATTGTTGGTTTTTTGGTTGGTTTAACTGCTGCTTTTATGTGGAATAAAAAAGGAGTAGAAACATTTGTTTACAATACACCACAAGTTTATGAACCAACCCATTTTGTTACTCAACTTTCTAAAAAAGAGGCTTTAAAAATGGTTGATTATGTTGAAACTTCCCATCATATTAATCCAGCTGATTTTAATAATGATTTAGAAGCAATGCTTACTACAGTTAAAGAACATGCACCTGAACAATATGTGACTTTGATTGAAAAAGCACCCATAAATAAAAAATTAAAGTTTGAAACCGGTTTTAGCCTTTTTAAACACAAAATACCTATGTGGTTGTTTTTGTTTGCAATGGTATTTTTGTGTATTTGGAGTTTTAAAAAGAACCTTTCGTTAATACCTATGTTGGGCTTAATTTGTTGTTTGTACATGATGGCCGAATTAACCATTTGGAACTGGCTATACTTTACCATTTGGTTGCTGATTGGCTTGTTAATTTACTTTAGCTACTCACGTTTTCATAGTAAATTACAAAGAAAATAA
- a CDS encoding proline dehydrogenase family protein codes for MEKIFDNTEVAFALKNNTELNKAYYLFKLISSNTLVKLGTSLTNFAINANLPVKGLIKSTVFDHFCGGVTEEDCLKVVDKMYTKGVSSVLDYSVEGKETETQFDHALQMTLKTIEFAKEKNAIPFAVFKPTGVGRFELFEKKGANIPFTDDEQTEWNRIVERFNSICKTAYEKDVLLLIDAEESWMQDAADDLVLDMMRAYNKEKCIVFNTAQTYRWDRFDFVKNTHSIALCEGFHVGFKVVRGAYMEKERARAEEKGYPSPICATKAQTDATFNKTMTYIAENLDNKMALFAGTHNEESSYLLIDLMHKNNIAQTDKRIWFGQLYGMSDNISYNLANHKYNVAKYLPFGPVYDVVPYLIRRANENTSVAGQTNRELDLLDKELKRRRSK; via the coding sequence ATGGAGAAGATATTTGATAATACCGAAGTTGCTTTTGCATTAAAAAACAACACCGAATTAAATAAAGCCTATTATTTATTTAAATTAATTAGCAGCAATACGTTGGTTAAATTGGGCACATCGTTAACTAATTTTGCTATAAATGCAAACTTGCCTGTGAAAGGTTTAATAAAATCTACGGTTTTTGATCATTTTTGTGGAGGTGTTACCGAAGAAGACTGCTTAAAAGTGGTTGATAAAATGTATACAAAAGGCGTTTCGTCGGTTTTAGATTATTCAGTGGAAGGAAAAGAAACCGAAACACAATTTGACCATGCTTTGCAAATGACTTTAAAAACAATTGAATTTGCTAAAGAAAAAAATGCCATACCTTTTGCCGTATTTAAACCAACAGGCGTTGGTAGATTTGAATTATTTGAAAAGAAAGGCGCTAACATACCGTTTACCGATGATGAACAAACTGAATGGAACCGTATTGTTGAGCGTTTTAACAGCATTTGTAAAACGGCTTACGAAAAAGATGTTTTGCTTTTAATTGATGCCGAAGAAAGTTGGATGCAAGATGCTGCCGATGATTTGGTTTTAGATATGATGCGTGCATATAATAAAGAAAAATGTATTGTTTTTAACACCGCACAAACGTATCGTTGGGATCGTTTTGATTTTGTAAAAAACACCCATTCAATTGCATTATGTGAAGGTTTTCATGTGGGTTTTAAAGTAGTGCGTGGAGCTTATATGGAAAAAGAACGTGCGCGTGCCGAAGAAAAAGGCTACCCTTCACCTATTTGCGCTACCAAAGCACAAACCGACGCTACCTTTAATAAAACCATGACCTATATTGCCGAAAATTTAGATAATAAAATGGCTTTATTTGCAGGTACTCATAACGAAGAAAGCAGTTATTTATTAATTGATTTAATGCACAAAAACAATATTGCACAAACCGATAAACGTATATGGTTTGGACAATTGTATGGCATGAGCGACAACATTAGTTACAACCTTGCCAACCATAAATACAATGTTGCTAAATATTTACCTTTTGGCCCGGTGTACGATGTAGTACCTTATTTAATTCGCCGTGCCAACGAAAACACTTCGGTTGCAGGACAAACAAACCGCGAATTAGATTTGTTAGATAAAGAATTAAAACGAAGAAGATCTAAATAA